A single Bacteroidales bacterium DNA region contains:
- a CDS encoding helix-turn-helix transcriptional regulator codes for MISNNINKYRKAKKITLEELSKKIKMSYTGLRLALENDDFKISTLTKIANVLGVDLNDLLKEDTNISIKNKGNFGVGDNIKQSIGKDAKINNENMFIKEIEHLKELLKNKDEIIKGKDEIIEQLKRQIK; via the coding sequence ATGATTTCCAATAATATAAATAAATACCGAAAAGCAAAAAAAATAACTCTTGAGGAGTTATCTAAAAAAATTAAAATGTCTTATACCGGTTTGCGGCTCGCATTGGAAAATGATGATTTCAAAATATCAACATTGACAAAGATTGCAAATGTTCTCGGTGTTGATTTGAATGATTTGCTGAAAGAAGATACTAATATTTCGATAAAGAATAAAGGTAACTTCGGAGTTGGTGATAATATTAAACAGAGTATCGGAAAGGATGCAAAAATAAATAACGAAAATATGTTTATTAAAGAAATAGAACATCTGAAAGAACTTTTAAAAAATAAAGACGAGATAATAAAAGGCAAAGATGAGATAATTGAACAATTGAAAAGACAAATAAAGTGA
- the rpsT gene encoding 30S ribosomal protein S20, translating into MANHPSSKKRIRANDKKRVLNRYQTTTARNAVKTLRTTTEKAKAAEMFPKVASMLDKLAKKKIIHKNKAANLKSSLTKLVNGLK; encoded by the coding sequence ATGGCAAATCATCCATCATCAAAAAAAAGAATCAGAGCTAACGATAAAAAAAGAGTTTTGAACCGTTACCAGACAACAACTGCAAGAAATGCTGTCAAAACATTAAGAACTACAACCGAAAAAGCCAAAGCCGCAGAAATGTTTCCGAAAGTTGCATCTATGCTTGATAAACTGGCAAAGAAGAAAATAATTCATAAAAATAAAGCAGCCAATTTAAAATCATCATTAACCAAGCTGGTAAATGGCTTGAAATGA
- the radC gene encoding DNA repair protein RadC, producing MQKTKKILGIKSWAEEDRPREKLLLKGRAALSESELIAILIGSGNKNETAVDLAKKILKSTNNNLSELAKLGVQDLLKFEGIGEAKAISIIASLELGNRRKGAEAIIKDKITGSADVFNYFQPQLSDLKHEELRVLLLNKANKIIKQENLSIGGIAGTIVDIKIIIKAALENLASGIILCHNHPSGNTKPSDEDISITKKLKEATKLVDISLLDHVVICENGYYSFADEGIL from the coding sequence ATGCAAAAAACAAAAAAAATACTTGGAATCAAATCGTGGGCGGAGGAAGACAGACCACGTGAAAAGTTATTGTTGAAAGGCAGAGCAGCATTAAGCGAATCGGAATTAATAGCAATTCTTATAGGTTCGGGAAATAAAAATGAAACTGCTGTTGACCTGGCAAAAAAAATCCTGAAGTCAACAAACAATAATTTAAGCGAACTCGCCAAGCTCGGCGTGCAGGATTTATTGAAATTTGAAGGAATAGGCGAAGCAAAAGCAATAAGCATTATTGCATCACTGGAACTCGGCAACCGGCGAAAAGGAGCTGAAGCAATAATAAAAGATAAGATAACAGGAAGTGCCGATGTGTTTAATTATTTTCAACCACAATTATCAGATTTAAAACATGAAGAGCTGAGAGTTTTACTTTTAAACAAAGCAAATAAAATCATAAAACAGGAAAACCTCAGTATCGGAGGCATTGCAGGAACAATCGTTGATATAAAAATAATAATAAAAGCTGCTCTTGAAAACCTCGCATCCGGAATCATACTCTGCCACAATCATCCTTCGGGAAATACAAAACCAAGCGATGAAGATATAAGCATTACAAAAAAACTTAAAGAAGCCACAAAGCTTGTTGACATTTCACTTCTCGACCATGTCGTGATTTGTGAAAACGGGTATTACAGCTTTGCAGATGAAGGAATACTATGA
- the wecB gene encoding UDP-N-acetylglucosamine 2-epimerase (non-hydrolyzing), with protein sequence MIKILTIIGARPQIIKAAAISRAIRNKFPQKIHEVIVHTGQHYDNNMSQIFFDEMNIPKPDYNLNVGSGTHGKQTAAMLTGIEEILLKEKPKCILTYGDTNSTLAAAVAAAKLHIPVVHIEAGLRSFNKKMPEEINRITCDHASTLLFSPTLTGIKNLINEGFNPNNKPPFTIDNSKFFHCGDVMYDNTLHFALIAEKKINILQKNNIKQNQYILATIHRDNNTDIPERLRAIFNAINKISKQENIDIIIPLHPRTSKLLKKNLTPEMFNSIKNNKYIKIIPPVSFLEMLILEKNSKLIMTDSGGVQKESFFFKKPCIILRSETEWKELVEADACIVADADEKNILNAYKYFKSAENFNYPEIFGDGKAAEFICKEIIKAFS encoded by the coding sequence ATGATTAAAATTCTTACAATAATCGGGGCACGTCCACAAATAATAAAAGCAGCAGCAATAAGCCGTGCAATTAGGAATAAATTCCCCCAAAAAATACATGAAGTTATTGTTCATACCGGACAACATTACGACAATAATATGTCACAGATTTTTTTTGATGAAATGAATATTCCAAAACCCGATTACAATCTGAATGTAGGCTCCGGTACTCACGGAAAGCAAACAGCAGCAATGCTCACAGGAATAGAAGAAATTTTATTAAAAGAAAAGCCAAAGTGCATTTTAACTTACGGCGACACAAACTCAACTCTCGCAGCAGCGGTAGCAGCTGCCAAACTTCATATACCTGTTGTTCATATCGAAGCAGGATTGCGTTCATTCAACAAAAAAATGCCCGAAGAAATAAACCGCATTACATGCGACCATGCTTCAACATTGCTCTTCTCCCCGACCCTTACGGGAATAAAAAATTTAATCAACGAAGGATTTAACCCGAATAACAAACCACCTTTTACAATTGATAATTCCAAATTTTTTCATTGCGGTGATGTTATGTACGACAATACTTTGCACTTTGCCTTAATTGCCGAGAAAAAAATAAATATCCTTCAAAAAAATAATATCAAACAAAATCAATACATACTTGCAACAATACACAGAGATAACAACACCGATATTCCCGAGCGACTACGTGCTATTTTCAATGCAATAAACAAAATTTCAAAACAGGAAAATATTGATATTATTATTCCGCTTCATCCGCGAACATCAAAACTGCTGAAAAAAAATCTCACACCTGAAATGTTTAATTCAATTAAAAACAACAAGTATATAAAAATTATTCCACCCGTTTCATTCCTTGAAATGCTCATTCTGGAAAAAAATTCAAAGCTGATTATGACTGATTCGGGCGGAGTACAGAAAGAATCTTTTTTCTTTAAAAAGCCCTGCATAATTCTGCGTAGTGAAACAGAATGGAAAGAACTTGTTGAAGCCGATGCATGCATAGTTGCCGATGCTGATGAAAAAAATATTTTAAATGCTTATAAATATTTTAAATCTGCGGAAAATTTTAATTATCCCGAAATTTTCGGGGATGGCAAAGCTGCTGAATTTATTTGCAAGGAAATTATTAAAGCTTTCAGTTAG
- a CDS encoding PorV/PorQ family protein codes for MRKLSICIFLFLFALFNASAQHAPKYSNEFLSIGVGARALGMSNSNVAIVDDATAGFWNPAGLLKIKSNLQIGLMHASYFANIAKYDYGSVASKIDSTSSFAVSVIRFGIDDIPNTIEMVDANGNINYDNITTFSDASYAFIFSYAKKTNIKGLSIGANAKIIHRKTGSFAAAWGFGLDAAAQFQKNNWYFGIMGKDITSTFNAWRFTLDDATKAVFQQTGNEIPKNSLEITLPKLIFSAAHNFEISNSFSTIVDLDFDMTFDKMRNVFIKSDPISIDPHLGLEIAFKKVIFIRGGIGNIQKETDMNNKKITTFQPNIGIGICIKNRVCIDYALTDIGDNSIALYSNIFSLKINFSKSK; via the coding sequence ATGAGAAAACTTAGTATTTGTATTTTCTTGTTTCTTTTTGCATTATTTAATGCTTCGGCACAACATGCACCAAAATACAGCAATGAATTTTTATCAATCGGAGTTGGTGCCAGAGCATTGGGAATGTCAAATTCTAATGTGGCAATAGTAGATGACGCAACGGCAGGTTTCTGGAACCCGGCGGGATTACTAAAAATCAAATCAAATCTGCAAATAGGACTTATGCACGCTTCATACTTTGCAAACATTGCCAAATATGATTACGGTTCTGTGGCTTCAAAAATTGACTCAACCAGCAGTTTTGCCGTTTCGGTTATAAGATTCGGTATTGACGATATTCCGAATACAATTGAAATGGTTGATGCAAACGGCAATATAAATTATGATAATATCACCACCTTTTCCGATGCTTCTTATGCTTTTATTTTTTCGTATGCAAAAAAAACAAATATCAAAGGATTATCAATAGGTGCAAATGCAAAAATAATTCACCGCAAAACAGGCAGTTTTGCTGCTGCATGGGGATTCGGACTCGACGCTGCCGCACAATTCCAAAAAAACAACTGGTACTTCGGCATTATGGGTAAAGATATTACTTCAACTTTTAATGCATGGCGATTTACCCTGGATGATGCCACAAAAGCCGTATTCCAGCAAACAGGAAACGAAATACCTAAAAATTCGCTCGAAATAACACTGCCGAAATTAATATTCAGCGCCGCACATAACTTTGAAATATCAAACAGTTTTTCAACTATTGTTGATTTGGACTTCGACATGACTTTCGACAAAATGAGAAATGTATTTATAAAGTCCGACCCGATTAGCATTGACCCTCATCTGGGATTGGAAATTGCTTTTAAAAAAGTGATTTTTATAAGAGGCGGTATCGGCAACATTCAGAAAGAAACAGATATGAATAATAAAAAAATAACAACTTTCCAGCCCAACATCGGAATTGGTATTTGCATTAAAAACAGAGTTTGCATTGACTACGCACTGACCGATATCGGTGACAATTCAATTGCTCTCTATTCAAATATTTTTTCTTTGAAAATTAATTTTAGTAAATCGAAATAA
- a CDS encoding C25 family cysteine peptidase has translation MKKNLLLFLISFSFTAFSQQYGNEWINYNQKYYRIKIINEGIYRINYTTLVNAGFFNDAFDPKQIQIFHNGKEEHIYVKGENDHIFDPTDYIQFYAKGNNGWLDSVVYNSPLNQVNKNYSLYNDTAAYYLTWNSSLSNKRDTIVADTNYTGYTLSPYCLKNRRADYVSTMHYGPTDDNNMSDMEFTQAEGWFDSNFLLGSPISKQINTANAYTLSGAPDANIEIMVVGAANDNTIPDHHLKVDFAGTSTERYFDGYKNIKIDTAIPASTLTNGNTAFNFSLITIPEITNTDYHAYTAVSYIDITYPHTYNFENADAFHFFVPNTAQLKSYLNITNFNIGTDSCFVYDLTNHKIIKVKKTGGILKALIQKTSAANEECYITKYSKINNIASISPVNGTGLFFNFASASSKSKDYLIITNKSLMATSDIQAYSNYRSSSLGGNFNVLIADVTELYDQFAYGIGEHPQAIRNFCNYAVHNFDIIPKYLFLIGKGYRLDIYRNNTSYYAANMIPSYGNYPSDVLFTNKLDGDTLFKPAIPTGRLSAKTPFDVYLYLEKMKDYEAQQANAQIHPNDYEWMKNIINFGGGNNAYQQLQLSLYLQDYEKLLEDTFFGGNTFTFLKNSTVPVQITTSDSIKNLIETGVSILNFFGHGSGTNFDQCIDNFKNYNNYLKYPFMLANSCYTGDLFDITYSKSEEFVLSENNGVIAYLASTYLSLSIDMNNYSKQLYHNVSALLYGESIGKQIQNTIKLYQSSTTQIKNTCLEMTLHGDPALKINYFIKPNYMLNQSSVYTTPLEVTNQENNFILNVISTNTGRAVKDSFIVEVERTFPDNVTKQLYLKFMPATLFKDTIKLNIPIDSVVSGIGLNSFRITLDATNKIPEIKEDDNTIIYTLNIKSANISPVYPYKYAIVPSLSVTLKATTDDPFAAPKNYVFEIDTTDAFNSPLKQHHVVNHSGGVVQWTPTFTYTPDSVVYFWRVSYDSTSGNPFSWRESSFQKINNQRGWSQAHFFQFKNDNYQYVTYNKPQRKFDFVNTTISLTTKTGFYPYIYPWTDEKCLVNNSDFSGGYWSCTGNNGNGLKFVVFNPNTGERMKNNPIPTGKYGSTVCHAYADESFDFNISNSTGRDSVTNFINNIIPPDYWVLVFSHRNSFIDSYDAALEAAFASIGSLKIPSHVAENIHDNQPFIVFGQKGHPLAHETFGSDIQAVITQDDDFPTNWTDGYVISEIVGPGKNWDSLHWRFNRSAIDTKLTDSVKLKIYGTNTGSTSDTVLLKTLTTSYKDYKLTGNIDTSYKYLYLKALMRDDTFRTPAQMKRWQVMYAGAPETALDPSLHYYFYNTKVQEGDYIKFAIATHNISEYNMDTLRIKYWVVDKNRVVHSITTKKNKPQSGG, from the coding sequence ATGAAAAAAAATTTACTCCTATTTTTAATTTCTTTTTCATTCACCGCATTTTCGCAGCAGTACGGAAATGAATGGATAAATTACAACCAAAAATATTACCGTATTAAAATAATTAATGAAGGCATTTACCGTATTAATTACACTACTTTGGTTAATGCCGGATTTTTCAATGATGCTTTTGACCCGAAACAAATTCAGATTTTTCATAACGGAAAAGAAGAGCATATTTATGTAAAAGGTGAAAACGACCATATATTCGACCCAACTGATTATATACAGTTTTATGCTAAAGGCAACAACGGATGGCTTGACAGCGTTGTTTATAACAGCCCATTAAATCAGGTAAACAAAAACTACAGTTTATATAACGATACTGCTGCTTATTATCTCACGTGGAATTCGTCATTAAGCAACAAACGAGATACAATTGTTGCCGATACAAATTATACGGGATACACGTTATCACCATATTGCCTAAAGAACAGGCGGGCAGATTATGTTTCAACTATGCATTATGGACCAACCGACGATAATAATATGTCCGATATGGAATTTACTCAGGCAGAGGGTTGGTTTGACAGTAATTTTTTGCTTGGTTCACCTATTTCTAAGCAAATAAATACTGCAAATGCTTATACATTATCCGGTGCTCCCGATGCAAATATTGAAATAATGGTTGTGGGAGCTGCAAATGATAATACTATACCCGACCATCATCTTAAAGTTGATTTTGCCGGAACATCAACAGAGAGATATTTTGACGGATATAAAAATATAAAAATTGATACAGCAATTCCCGCATCAACTTTAACAAACGGCAATACTGCTTTTAATTTTTCATTAATAACTATTCCTGAAATTACTAATACTGATTATCATGCATATACTGCCGTTTCATATATTGACATAACTTATCCGCATACATACAACTTTGAAAATGCGGATGCATTTCATTTTTTTGTTCCGAACACAGCACAACTAAAGTCCTATCTTAATATCACAAATTTTAATATCGGAACCGATTCTTGTTTTGTTTATGACTTAACGAATCATAAAATTATAAAAGTAAAAAAAACCGGCGGAATACTTAAAGCGTTAATTCAAAAAACATCCGCTGCGAATGAAGAATGTTATATTACAAAATACAGTAAAATAAATAATATTGCAAGCATATCGCCTGTGAACGGAACGGGACTGTTTTTTAACTTCGCTTCGGCTTCTTCAAAAAGCAAAGATTATTTAATTATTACCAATAAATCGCTGATGGCAACCAGCGATATTCAAGCATACTCAAATTACAGAAGCAGTTCTTTGGGAGGAAATTTTAATGTTCTTATTGCCGATGTAACCGAATTATACGACCAGTTTGCTTACGGGATAGGCGAACACCCGCAGGCAATAAGAAATTTCTGCAATTATGCAGTACATAATTTCGATATCATTCCCAAATATTTATTCTTAATAGGCAAAGGTTATCGCCTGGATATCTATCGCAATAATACATCTTATTATGCTGCCAATATGATTCCTTCTTATGGAAATTATCCTTCCGATGTTTTATTTACAAATAAATTAGACGGCGATACCTTATTCAAACCTGCAATACCAACAGGCAGATTGAGTGCAAAAACACCTTTTGATGTTTATTTGTACTTAGAAAAAATGAAAGATTACGAAGCACAACAAGCAAATGCACAAATTCACCCGAATGATTATGAGTGGATGAAAAATATAATAAATTTCGGAGGAGGAAATAATGCTTACCAGCAACTTCAATTATCACTTTATCTTCAGGATTATGAAAAATTACTCGAAGATACATTTTTCGGCGGAAATACATTTACCTTTTTAAAAAACTCTACAGTACCGGTTCAGATTACCACTTCCGATTCAATAAAGAATTTAATTGAAACAGGAGTTTCGATTTTAAATTTCTTCGGACATGGCAGCGGAACCAATTTCGACCAATGTATTGATAATTTTAAAAACTATAATAATTATCTGAAATATCCTTTCATGCTTGCAAACTCATGTTATACAGGCGATTTATTTGATATTACTTATTCAAAAAGCGAAGAGTTTGTATTGTCGGAAAATAATGGGGTTATTGCATATCTGGCATCCACATATTTATCGCTTTCGATAGATATGAACAATTATTCCAAACAACTTTACCATAATGTAAGTGCTTTGCTCTATGGCGAAAGTATTGGAAAGCAAATTCAGAATACAATTAAATTATATCAGAGTTCAACTACTCAGATAAAAAACACATGCCTCGAAATGACACTTCACGGCGACCCTGCGTTGAAAATAAATTATTTTATCAAGCCCAACTACATGCTTAACCAATCGAGTGTGTATACAACCCCTCTCGAAGTTACTAATCAGGAAAATAATTTTATACTGAACGTTATTTCTACAAATACCGGACGTGCTGTTAAAGATTCATTTATAGTTGAAGTGGAAAGAACTTTTCCCGATAACGTCACAAAGCAGCTTTATTTAAAATTCATGCCGGCTACTCTTTTTAAAGACACAATAAAACTTAACATACCCATTGATTCGGTTGTAAGCGGCATAGGATTAAATTCGTTCCGTATCACACTTGATGCAACAAATAAAATTCCGGAAATCAAAGAAGATGACAACACCATTATTTATACATTAAATATTAAATCGGCAAATATTTCGCCTGTTTATCCTTACAAATATGCAATAGTACCATCGCTGTCCGTTACGCTAAAAGCCACCACCGACGACCCTTTTGCCGCACCTAAAAATTATGTTTTTGAAATTGATACCACCGATGCTTTCAACAGCCCTTTAAAACAGCACCATGTAGTTAATCATAGCGGCGGTGTTGTACAGTGGACACCAACATTCACTTATACTCCCGACAGTGTTGTTTATTTCTGGAGGGTAAGTTATGATTCAACATCAGGTAATCCTTTTAGTTGGCGCGAAAGTTCTTTCCAGAAAATAAATAACCAGCGGGGATGGAGTCAGGCACATTTCTTCCAGTTTAAAAACGATAATTACCAATACGTAACTTATAACAAACCGCAAAGAAAATTTGATTTTGTAAATACCACAATTAGTTTAACAACGAAAACTGGTTTTTATCCATATATATACCCATGGACAGATGAAAAATGCCTTGTAAACAACAGCGATTTTAGTGGCGGCTATTGGTCATGCACCGGCAACAATGGCAATGGTTTGAAATTTGTTGTGTTTAATCCGAATACAGGAGAAAGGATGAAAAACAACCCTATTCCTACAGGCAAATATGGGAGTACCGTTTGTCACGCTTACGCAGATGAATCTTTTGATTTTAATATTTCAAATTCAACAGGAAGAGATTCAGTTACAAATTTTATAAATAATATCATTCCCCCTGATTATTGGGTTTTGGTGTTCAGTCACAGAAATAGTTTTATAGATTCTTATGATGCTGCTTTAGAAGCTGCTTTTGCTTCAATAGGAAGTTTAAAAATTCCTAGTCATGTTGCTGAAAACATTCACGATAATCAACCATTTATTGTTTTCGGGCAAAAAGGACACCCCCTTGCACATGAAACATTTGGCAGCGACATACAAGCCGTAATAACCCAAGACGATGATTTTCCAACAAACTGGACTGATGGATATGTTATTTCCGAAATTGTTGGTCCCGGCAAAAACTGGGATTCGCTGCACTGGCGATTTAACAGAAGCGCAATAGATACCAAACTTACTGATTCGGTAAAATTAAAAATTTACGGAACAAATACCGGTTCAACTTCAGATACAGTACTTTTAAAAACTTTAACTACATCATATAAAGATTATAAATTAACCGGAAATATTGATACGTCATATAAATATTTATATCTAAAAGCATTGATGCGAGATGATACTTTCAGAACTCCCGCACAAATGAAGCGATGGCAGGTGATGTATGCCGGTGCTCCCGAAACTGCATTAGACCCCTCACTTCATTATTATTTTTACAACACAAAAGTTCAGGAAGGCGATTATATTAAGTTTGCAATTGCCACACATAACATCAGCGAATACAATATGGACACCCTGAGAATAAAATACTGGGTGGTTGATAAAAACAGAGTTGTACATTCAATAACAACAAAAAAAAACAAACCACAATCCGGCGGGTGA